Proteins encoded together in one Telopea speciosissima isolate NSW1024214 ecotype Mountain lineage chromosome 6, Tspe_v1, whole genome shotgun sequence window:
- the LOC122665017 gene encoding craniofacial development protein 1-like, producing the protein MTALRPIPKKTGSPGQDSPQKRPTVSQNCTSEEAKKLAVAALMAVKDATAAAANAAMNRGKIEIKEVRDFAGQEIEVKKLIDADSKEAAEKAEVSAGPVSTVDAVLEQIKQKLKLTVLDKTKKDWGEFKEENKGLEDELDAYKKSSNQYLDKVSFLQRTDYREFERERDTRLAMQAKRRVDM; encoded by the exons TGGGCAAGATTCTCCACAGAAGAGACCTACTGTTTCACAAAATTGTACTAGCGAG GAGGCCAAGAAACTTGCTGTTGCTGCCTTAATGGCTGTTAAGgatgctactgctgctgctgccaatGCTGCCATGAACAGAGGGAAGATAGAG ATCAAGGAGGTCCGAGACTTTGCTGGTCAGGAAATTGAAGTGAAGAAGCTTATTGATGCTGACTCAAAGGAGGCAGCTGAAAAAGCCGAAGTGTCAGCTGGACCAGTCTCTACTGTTGATGCTGTTCTTGAACAGATCAAGCAGAAACTGAAACTCACCGTTCTTGACAAGACGAAAAAGGACTGGGGAGAGTTCAAGGAAGAGAACAAGGGACTAGAAGATGAGTTGGATGCCTACAAGAAGAGCTCAAATCAATATCTGGATAAGGTATCCTTTCTGCAGAGGACTGACTACCGGGAATTTGAGCGGGAACGGGATACTCGTCTGGCCATGCAGGCCAAGAGGAGAGTGGATATGTGA